A region from the Candidatus Tenderia electrophaga genome encodes:
- a CDS encoding metallophosphoesterase has protein sequence MKRITRREFLGMSLKTGAATMFAGMFAPSATSLMGLGGVAQATTKTISPFTFAVITDSHLYDIPDHKFDAILEKAVADVNGLRPQPDFVLYSGDLAQFGKEAEFVKGKRILDKLKVPYKIIPGEHDWYLDMGKAWRKMFGDEYWSFDHKGTHIIGMNSILVDDFWTLRELTPAERMGYMAELECHQCGLWGVHDKQLDWLEKDIKNLSPDTPVIIMTHSPLWDYYPRWNFQTIDAPEIRLLLRKFEKVMAIHGHIHQVVYNSIGNIRSAGLLSTSWPWPYPPVELPYPHIKMNRVDPGDFEDGLGTHAIDLAKNFDGVLNYRAFSDLLPDNVKRGVKL, from the coding sequence ATGAAAAGAATCACCCGGCGTGAGTTTCTCGGCATGTCTCTAAAGACCGGTGCAGCGACAATGTTTGCAGGGATGTTCGCGCCATCGGCAACCAGCCTGATGGGCTTGGGCGGAGTGGCGCAAGCCACCACCAAAACCATTTCACCGTTTACCTTTGCCGTAATCACCGATTCACACCTTTACGATATTCCCGACCACAAGTTCGACGCCATTCTGGAAAAGGCCGTGGCCGATGTGAACGGCCTCAGGCCACAGCCTGACTTCGTGCTCTATTCAGGTGACCTGGCACAGTTCGGCAAGGAGGCCGAATTTGTCAAAGGAAAGCGCATTCTCGACAAGTTGAAGGTGCCTTATAAGATCATCCCCGGCGAGCATGACTGGTACCTGGATATGGGGAAGGCCTGGCGCAAGATGTTCGGTGATGAGTATTGGTCCTTCGATCATAAAGGCACACACATCATCGGTATGAACTCTATTCTCGTCGATGATTTCTGGACGCTGCGTGAACTGACCCCGGCCGAGCGCATGGGTTACATGGCGGAGCTGGAGTGCCATCAATGCGGCCTCTGGGGCGTGCATGATAAACAGCTCGATTGGCTGGAAAAGGATATCAAAAACCTGAGTCCGGATACGCCGGTGATTATCATGACGCATTCGCCGCTGTGGGATTACTACCCGCGCTGGAACTTTCAAACCATCGACGCGCCGGAGATCCGTCTGCTGCTGCGCAAATTCGAAAAGGTAATGGCGATTCACGGGCATATCCACCAGGTGGTTTACAACTCCATCGGCAATATCAGGTCGGCCGGGCTGCTGTCCACCTCCTGGCCCTGGCCTTATCCGCCGGTGGAGCTGCCTTATCCTCATATCAAGATGAACCGTGTCGATCCAGGCGATTTCGAAGACGGTTTGGGTACCCACGCCATCGATCTTGCCAAAAATTTTGACGGCGTCTTGAACTACCGCGCGTTTTCCGACTTGTTGCCGGACAACGTCAAACGCGGTGTCAAACTCTGA